A stretch of Melospiza melodia melodia isolate bMelMel2 unplaced genomic scaffold, bMelMel2.pri scaffold_99, whole genome shotgun sequence DNA encodes these proteins:
- the LOC134414045 gene encoding olfactory receptor 14J1-like, which yields MSNSSSISHFLLLALADTRQLQLLHFCLLLGISLAALLANSLIISAVACGHHLHTPMFFFLLNLALSDLGSICTTVPKAMHNSLWDTRDISYSGGAAQVFFFLFFITAEFSLLTVMCYDHYVSICKPLHYGTLLGSRACAHMAAAAWASGFLTALLHTANTFSLPLCHGNVLGQFFCEIPHILKLSFSHSTFRKIGISLLAVSLAFGCFLCIVFSYVQILRAVLRIPSVQGRHKAFSTCLPHLAVVSLFLSTAGFAYMKPLSVSSPALDLAVSVLYSVVPPALNPLIYSLRNQELKAAVWTLVTGQFQKH from the coding sequence atgtccaacagcagctccatcagccacttcctcctgctggcattggcagacacgcggcagctgcagctcctgcacttctgcctcttgctgggcatctccctggctgccctcctggccaacagcctcatcatcagcgccgtagcctgcggccaccacctgcacacgcccatgttcttcttcctgctcaacctggccctcagcgacctgggctccatctgcaccactgtccccaaagccatgcacaattctctctgggacaccagggacatctcctactcaggaggtgctgctcaggttttcttctttcttttctttatcacagcagagttttccctcctgaccgtcatgtgttatgaccactacgtgtccatctgcaaacccctgcactatgggaccctcctgggcagcagagcttgtgcccacatggcagcagctgcctgggccagtggctttctcactgctctgctgcacacagccaatacattttccctgcccctgtgccatgggaatgtcctgggccagttcttctgtgaaattccacacatcctcaagctctccttctcacactccaccttcagaaaaattgggatttcattGCTTGCTGTCAGTTTAGCCTTTGGTTGTTTTCTGtgcattgttttctcctatgtgcagatcctcAGGGCTGTGTTGAGGATTCCCTCTgtgcagggacggcacaaagccttttccacctgcctccctcacctggccgtggtctccctgttcctcagcactgcaggttTTGCTTACATGAAACCACTTTCGGTCTCTTCCCCAGccttggatctggcagtgtcagttctgtactcggtggtgcctccagccctgaaccccctcatttacagcctgaggaaccaggagctcaaggcagcGGTGTGGACACTGGTGACTGGacagtttcagaaacattaa